One region of Triticum aestivum cultivar Chinese Spring chromosome 6B, IWGSC CS RefSeq v2.1, whole genome shotgun sequence genomic DNA includes:
- the LOC123138964 gene encoding uncharacterized protein, translating into MIAELEKELRDKSGVGDGCSSWVRSGGKARNLYTFGQDKDGKVAGADSLFWLHEPRSPSHPAPLIPCAAAGASRRASAHRVVQGTHPSTHPPPPPRLRTIPTAGCAVASLPHPPPSLPAVWHYSGEIWGAALSRTRAQSGRRHPPRGAPARRPPPRAAPLRRCHRSESSGGNARRQAHDVQHEETLQQAMLAQMGRDRAGVDSVVHDDADGFSSPPSSAPLPLRQNQA; encoded by the exons ATGATAGCAGAACTGGAAAAAGAGTTAAGAGATAAGAGCGGAGTTGGGGATGGATGTAGTTCATGGGTGAGGTCAGGAGGCAAGGCAAGGAATCTGTATACCTTTGGACAGGACAAAGACGGCAAGGTCGCTGGCGCCGACAGCCTCTTCTGGCTCCACGAGCCCCGCAGCC CTAGCCACCCAGCTCCCCTCATCCCCTGTGCAGCTGCCGGCGCATCACGGCGCGCATCCGCACACCGTGTGGTGCAAGGCACCCATCCCagcacccacccccccccccccccccgcctccgcaCCATCCCTACCGCTGGCTGCGCCGTCGCGAGCCTCCCACACCCGCCCCCATCACTCCCTGCTGTCTGGCACTACTCCGGCGAGATCTGGGGGGCAGCGCTCTCGCGGACGCGCGCGCAGTCTGGGCGGCGGCATCCACCGCGCGGCGCCCCTGCCCGGCGTCCCCCACCCCGCGCCGCTCCGCTGCGACGGTGCCACCGGTCGGAATCTTCTGGTGGCAACGCCCGGCGACAGGCGCACGACGTGCAGCACGAGGAGACCCTGCAGCAAGCCATGCTCGCCCAGATGGGCAGAGATCGAGCAGGAGTGGATTCCGTGGTGCACGACGACGCCGACGGCTTCTCTTCGCCACCGAGCTCTGCTCCCCTCCCTCTGCGTCAGAATCAAG CTTAA